In Drosophila innubila isolate TH190305 chromosome 2R unlocalized genomic scaffold, UK_Dinn_1.0 1_C_2R, whole genome shotgun sequence, the following are encoded in one genomic region:
- the LOC117783132 gene encoding transcription factor grauzone, translating to MCFLCTQCTEDAVGNIQFGSNEAALLDVNKIIEKHFWMQTKDAIGHVCSACWNQLFAFHNFYMSVEQAHRLLGNQIPIGKEAELSEQVEKEIAAIAAEVEVVINEDVVKQENVLGESVAAAVKRRRGRPRKQLPPETGATGIDSSELKAVLEQINLNEIKIEFPEADLSIADVLQDQEEQNMSDYLQQSGCESDADDDDNDDDDDNDDDNDADDDIVTAPIQKRPRKNKKRRNVTTKSKSKVVKKVKTEGIHNMKKSREFNDYIRDHYKVQCPICNEPLDGFSELLVHARNDHNQRGYAVCCGRKFWKRGVLVDHLRRHQDPELFKCHICHRVMGHRRSLELHMRMHDIKQRGRLHQCDQCPKKFFSSVVCERHKLTHIPKEQWLVNCTNCKKTFPTEYLMQQHVKLVHLRKFDKICDVCGKSVRGREALVRHMKEHTGAPQQVIKCDLCDSTLTTKYGLARHIKMMHTAENLQPIQCEYCLKVSPSLQAHQHHIKYTHNTARTHQCPMCEKAFKRPNELREHMTTHTGEVLYTCPHCPKTFNSNANMHAHRKKMHFKEWQEYHHQHHSRRRNSNTIISVSVRKTTERASAGTTEATNEVVVEGLEC from the exons ATGTGTTTTCTGTGCACACAATGTACGGAGGACGCCGTTGGCAATATTCAGTTTGGGTCCAACGAAGCCGCCTTACTTGATGTGAATAAAATCATCGAAAAGCACTTCTGGATGCAG aCTAAGGATGCCATTGGACATGTGTGTAGTGCTTGTTGGAACcaattgtttgcatttcacAACTTTTATATGAGCGTGGAGCAGGCACACAGGCTGCTAGGCAATCAGATTCCAATTGGCAAAGAAGCCGAGTTAAGTGAGCAAGTGGAAAAGGAAATTGCCGCAATCGCCGCGGAGGTGGAAGTGGTGATTAACGAAGATGTGGTCAAACAGGAGAATGTGCTAGGCGAGAGCGTTGCGGCTGCAGTGAAGCGGCGACGTGGACGCCCTCGCAAGCAATTGCCACCTGAAACAGGTGCAACAGGTATCGACAGCAGCGAGTTGAAGGCCGTGCTGGAACAGATCAACCTCAACGAGATTAAGATTGAGTTTCCCGAGGCGGACTTGAGCATAGCCGATGTGCTGCAGGATCAGGAAGAGCAAAACATGTCAGACTATCTACAACAAAGCGGCTGTGAAAGCgacgctgatgatgatgataatgatgatgatgatgataatgatgatgataatgatgctgatgatgatattGTTACTGCTCCGATACAGAAAAGGCCACGAAAGAATAAAAAGCGTCGCAACGTCAcaacgaaatcaaaatcaaaggtTGTTAAAAAGGTGAAAACTGAAGGCATTCATAATATGAAGAAATCAAGAGAATTCAATGACTACATACGAGATCACTATAAAGTGCAGTGTCCCATTTGCAACGAACCCTTGGATGGATTCTCCGAGCTGCTCGTCCATGCGCGCAATGATCACAATCAGCGCGGATACGCAGTCTGCTGCGGTCGCAAGTTCTGGAAACGTGGCGTACTCGTCGATCATCTGCGTCGTCATCAGGATCCGGAACTATTCAAATGTCACATTTGTCACCGCGTCATGGGACATCGTCGCAGCTTGGAGCTGCATATGCGTATGCATGACATCAAACAACGTGGACGACTTCATCAATGCGATCAATGCCCAAAGAAATTCTTCAGCTCCGTCGTTTGCGAGCGCCACAAACTGACGCACATTCCCAAGGAGCAATGGCTTGTCAACTGCACCAATTGCAAGAAGAC CTTCCCAACGGAGTATCTTATGCAGCAACATGTGAAGCTGGTGCACCTGAGAAAGTTTGACAAGATCTGCGACGTTTGTGGGAAGTCAGTACGGGGCCGTGAGGCCTTGGTCCGCCACATGAAGGAGCACACTGGGGCACCGCAACAGGTCATCAAGTGTGACCTGTGTGACTCAACGTTGACCACGAAATACGGTCTGGCACGGCACATTAAAATGATGCACACCGCCGAGAATCTGCAGCCAATCCAGTGCGAATATTGCCTTAAAGTATCACCCAGCCTTCAGGCCCATCAGCATCACATCAAATACACCCACAATACGGCACGTACGCACCAGTGTCCGATGTGCGAGAAGGCCTTCAAGCGTCCCAATGAATTGCGC GAACACATGACAACTCATACGGGCGAGGTGTTGTATACCTGTCCGCACTGCCCAAAGACCTTCAACTCGAATGCAAATATGCATGCGCACCGCAAGAAAATGCACTTTAAGGAATGGCAAGAgtatcatcatcagcatcactCACGACGACGCAACTCGAACACAATCATCTCCGTGAGTGTGCGCAAGACAACGGAGAGAGCGTCCGCTGGGACAACAGAGGCGACTAACGAGGTGGTCGTCGAGGGATTGGAGTGTTGA
- the LOC117783133 gene encoding monocarboxylate transporter 13: MDVQTSRMVPDGGFGWVVVAAVAVINMTNQSILSVFGQLFVGELQRLNEDTFTAALITNLNSLALNFSGLFIGPAIKSFKPRNVAATGCVMVSFGLALCSMATQTWHFIVGYSFFVGFGLGLISPSTFMAINSYFSSKRGRAVGFSLAGAGMGQVFIPHMVRYFLHNHGFRFAVLAMAALSLFGLLGAMFLKPLNPPMKHNNRKHMKLLADKEDKNQTRITIEPAESSVIAPKEKSETVCSKMGHRLTQAMDLGLLKDIVFWSIIVGMALVYTATINFTMVFPTFLKQTAGFDSQVVANCMSVVAGADIICRLLLPCITDRLRIPYRVVFLLGTAGMLIARACLAQTTNLHIILVMSVLTGMTKSATVINNNLTISAHCRADKLAGGLGLSMISKGIIVITVGQLLGWIRDYADSYVICLYAQSVLLLLVVLVWTPEIYYRFTKQKQITSKSMETTYMSPEQASINSRS, encoded by the exons ATGGATGTCCAGACAAGTCGCATGGTCCCCGACGGTGGATTTGGCTGGGTCGTGGTCGCCGCCGTGGCCGTCATCAAT ATGACGAACCAGTCGATATTATCGGTGTTTGGACAACTATTCGTGGGAGAACTGCAACGCTTGAATGAGGACACATTCACCGCAGCACTTATAACCAATCTCAACAGTTTGGCCTTGAACTTCTCCGGCTTATTCATTGGTCCGGCCATCAAGAGCTTTAAGCCACGgaatgttgctgccacaggaTGTGTAATGGTTTCCTTCGGCTTGGCCTTGTGCTCGATGGCAACCCAGACCTGGCACTTTATTGTTGGCTATAGTTTCTTTGTCGGATTTGGACTTGGCCTGATTTCCCCATCTACTTTCATGGCCATTAACTCCTACTTCAGCAGCAAGCGAGGACGTGCAGTGGGCTTCTCATTGGCCGGAGCTGGCATGGGTCAGGTCTTCATTCCCCACATGGTGCGTTACTTCCTGCACAACCATGGCTTCCGTTTCGCAGTCCTTGCCATGGCTGCCTTATCACTGTTTGGG TTGCTGGGAGCCATGTTTCTGAAACCCCTAAATCCTCCAATGAAGCACAACAATCGCAAGCACATGAAGCTGCTGGCAGATAAAGAGGACAAGAATCAGACTAGAATTACAATAGAACCAGCTGAAAGCAGTGTGATTGCACCCAAGGAAAAGTCAGAGACTGTGTGCAGCAAAATGGGACATCGTTTAACCCAAGCCATGGACTTGGGGCTGCTGAAGGACATTGTTTTTTGGAGCATTATCGTTGGCATGGCATTGGTGTATACAGCTACAATTAACTTCACCATGGTCTTTCCCACTTTCCTGAAGCAGACAGCTGGATTCGACAGCCAAGTGGTGGCCAACTGCATGTCCGTGGTGGCTGGAGCGGACATAATTTGTCGCCTGCTGCTGCCCTGCATTACCGATCGTCTGAGGATTCCCTATCGTGTTGTCTTCCTACTGGGGACGGCGGGAATGCTGATTGCCCGAGCTTGTCTGGCTCAGACTACAAATCTGCACATCATCCTGGTCATGTCTGTGCTCACTGGCATGACCAAATCAGCGACTGTGATCAACAACAATCTCACGATCTCAGCGCACTGCCGAGCAGACAAACTAGCCGGTGGTCTGGGTCTCAGCATGATTTCAAAGGGTATCATTGTGATAACAGTTGGTCAACTGCTTGGCTGGATTCGGGACTATGCAGACTCGTATGTAATCTGTTTATACGCACAGAGCGTGCTGCTGCTCCTGGTCGTACTCGTGTGGACCCCAGAGATCTATTATCGTTTCACTAAGCAGAAGCAAATCACGTCGAAATCCATGGAGACTACTTATATGTCACCAGAGCAGGCGTCTATAAACTCGCGCTCATag
- the LOC117783134 gene encoding proteasome subunit beta type-6, with amino-acid sequence MGPDFEFTDTPVSTGTTIMAVEFDGGVVIGADSRTSSGPYVANRVTDKLTQISDKIYCCRSGSAADTQAIADIVAYSLNYHRNQTNKEPLVWEAASEFRNFCYNYRDSLLAGIIVAGWDEERGGQVYSVPLGGMLTHEACTIGGSGSSFIYGFVREHYREGMPKEECVEFVKKAVQHAIYHDGSSGGVVRIGIITKDGIERRLFYNTESGQSTIAGSQSFVN; translated from the exons ATGGGTCCCGATTTTGAGTTCACCGACACCCCCGTCAGCACTGGC ACAACTATTATGGCCGTGGAGTTCGATGGCGGCGTTGTGATCGGTGCCGATTCTCGGACCAGCTCTGGTCCCTATGTTGCCAATCGTGTGACCGACAAATTAACCCAGATCTCGGATAAGATATACTGTTGTCGCAGTGGATCCGCAGCAGATACCCAGGCCATTGCCGACATTGTGGCCTACTCCCTGAACTACCACAGGAATCAGACCAACAAGGAACCGCTGGTTTGGGAGGCAGCATCAGAGTTTCGCAACTTTTGCTACAATTACCGCGATTCCCTGTTGGCTGGTATCATTGTAGCCGGTTGGGACGAGGAACGCGGTGGTCAAGTATACAGTGTGCCACTTGGTGGCATGTTGACCCATGAGGCTTGCACCATTGGCGGCTCGGGATCCAGTTTCATCTACGGATTTGTCAGAGAGCATTACCGCGAAGGCATGCCAAAGGAGGAGTGTGTGGAATTCGTCAAGAAAG CTGTCCAACATGCCATCTACCACGATGGCAGCTCCGGAGGCGTGGTGCGCATTGGTATCATAACAAAGGACGGCATTGAGCGCCGTTTGTTCTACAACACAGAGTCTGGCCAGTCTACAATTGCGGGCTCACAAAGCTTTGTAAACTAA
- the LOC117784366 gene encoding exosome complex exonuclease RRP42: MAYVALSEAEKTFILHGVEEDLRCDGRSRRDYRPMELETGLVSNASGSARLRLANTDILVGVKTEIDVPNPLTPEFGKLEFFVDCSANATPEFEGRGGSDLAQELILSLQNAYESPLAFDYRTLCLIPGQQCWKLYIDILILECGGNLHDAVSLAAKAALYNTKLPRVTATLLDAGVTDLIISDNPYDCTRIGIDAVPLLVTVCKIGDYCLVDPTAEEEVCSAVSMVVSVSMRNDTAYLSGTHMTGGGSMHRDTMLNCIQLGLSMGEQLNKLLVKMLKSEEDRVGPKRPKTVGFLK; this comes from the exons ATGGCATACGTTGCGCTCAGTGAAGCAGAGAAAACCTTTATATTACATGGCGTTGAA GAGGATTTACGCTGTGATGGACGTTCTCGTCGAGATTACCGGCCAATGGAGCTGGAAACTGGTCTGGTCAGCAATGCCAGTGGCTCAGCACGCCTGCGATTGGCAAATACGGATATTTTAGTTGGCGTTAAAACAGAAATTGATGTGCCAAACCCATTAACTCCTGAATTTGGCAAACTGGAGTTCTTTGTCGACTG CTCTGCGAATGCAACACCAGAGTTTGAAGGCCGTGGTGGCTCAGATTTAGCCCAAGAATTGATACTGTCCCTTCAAAACGCCTACGAATCGCCGTTGGCCTTCGATTATCGCACCTTGTGCCTAATTCCGGGTCAGCAATGTTGGAAACTGTACATAGACATTCTG ATCCTCGAATGTGGTGGCAATCTGCATGACGCTGTCTCCCTGGCTGCCAAGGCAGCTCTCTACAACACAAAGTTGCCCCGGGTTACGGCTACTCTGCTGGATGCCGGCGTTACGGACCTAATAATATCAGATAATCCGTACGATTGCACACGGATAGGCATTGATGCGGTGCCTCTGCTAGTTACAGTGTGCAAAATTGGTGATTACTGTCTGGTAGATCCAACTGCAGAGGAGGAAGTCTGCAGTGCAGTCAGCATGGTTGTATCCGTCTCCATGCGCAATGATACAG CATATCTCTCCGGCACACATATGACTGGCGGCGGTTCTATGCACAGGGATACCATGCTGAACTGCATTCAACTTGGTCTCTCCATGGGTGAGCAACTGAACAAGTTGCTGGTAAAGATGCTTAAATCTGAGGAAGACCGTGTGGGACCCAAGCGACCCAAGACGGTCGggtttcttaaataa
- the LOC117784367 gene encoding ER membrane protein complex subunit 7 homolog: protein MCYKLLIIALLIGLSSCEVVIGQDELVDEVSGYYTIEGKVYAPEIGPGANQGFAVTLPSGNKWQTDLSISINNGEYKGFVREDGQFIISGVPSGSYVLDIYHPDIFYEPVRVEINPKGKFRARKVNYIQPAQVVQVPYPLRMKPLMRFKYFQTREQWKITDFLFSPMVLMMALPLLLMLVLPKMINDPETKKEIENMQFSKMTNDMPEISEMLTSFLAGKQPEPKEKKPVTASKQTKKRN, encoded by the exons ATGTGCTATAAACTGCTTATAATTGCACTACTTATTGGCCTAAGTAGTTGTGAAGTCGTCATCGGCCAGGATGAGCTCGTCGACGAAGTATCCGGCTACTACACAATCGAGGGCAAAGTGTATGCGCCGGAGATTGGGCCCGGAGCTAACCAGGGATTCGCAGTCACATTGCCCAGTGGAAACAAGTGGCAGACGGATCTGTCCATAAGCATCAACAACGGAGAGTACAAGGGCTTTGTGCGCGAGGATGGACAGTTCATAATCAGTGGAGTTCCCTCTGGAAGTTACGTACTCGACATTTACCACCCTGACATATTCTATGAGCCCGTGCGCGTGGAGATCAATCCAAAGGGCAAGTTCCGGGCACGAAAAGTGAACTACATTCAACCGGCGCAGGTTGTCCAAGTGCCATATCCACTGAGGATGAAGCCGCTCATGCGATTCAAATATTTCCAGACGCGTGAGCAATGGAAG ATCACCGACTTCCTGTTCAGCCCCATGGTATTAATGATGGCCTTGCccttgttgctgatgttggtACTGCCTAAAATGATCAATGATCCCGAGACAAAGAAGGAAATCGAGAACATGCAGTTCTCAAAG ATGACCAACGATATGCCGGAGATCAGTGAAATGCTGACATCATTCCTCGCAGGAAAACAGCCAGAGCCGAAGGAGAAGAAGCCAGTTACGgccagcaaacaaacaaaaaaacgcaATTAA